One window of the Natronomonas marina genome contains the following:
- a CDS encoding ABC transporter ATP-binding protein: MAAIELDDVHKSFGDVRALQGVDLEVEEGEVFGFLGPNGAGKSTSINILLDFVRADQGDVHVLGYDAHEDTVPVRERTGVLPEGFDLYKRLTARQHLEFAIESKEADDDPYPLLERVGLEDAVDRKAGGFSTGMRQRLALAMALVGDPDLLILDEPTSGLDPNGARELRDIVEEEAESGTTVFFSSHILGQVEAVCDRVGIIREGELVAVDSIEGLRDAVGSGSTLVVEVDEVPDDAAHRLKSLDGIENVSVNGRSLRVGCSDDAKTTVIDELEGMGATVEDFSTEEAPLEDLFAAYTEGEA; the protein is encoded by the coding sequence ATGGCCGCCATAGAACTGGACGACGTACACAAGTCGTTCGGCGACGTCCGTGCGTTGCAGGGGGTCGACCTCGAGGTCGAGGAGGGCGAGGTGTTCGGCTTCCTCGGCCCGAACGGTGCCGGCAAGTCCACCAGCATCAACATCCTGCTCGACTTCGTCCGGGCCGACCAGGGCGACGTCCACGTCCTCGGGTACGACGCCCACGAGGATACCGTCCCGGTCCGGGAACGGACCGGCGTCCTCCCCGAGGGGTTCGACCTCTACAAGCGGCTGACCGCCAGACAGCACCTCGAGTTCGCCATCGAGTCGAAGGAGGCCGACGACGACCCCTACCCGCTGCTGGAGCGCGTGGGCCTGGAGGACGCCGTCGACCGGAAGGCCGGCGGGTTCTCGACGGGGATGCGCCAGCGCCTCGCGCTGGCGATGGCGCTCGTCGGCGACCCCGACCTGTTGATCCTCGACGAACCCACCTCCGGGCTGGACCCCAACGGCGCCCGCGAACTCCGTGACATCGTCGAGGAGGAGGCCGAAAGCGGCACGACCGTCTTCTTCTCGTCGCACATCCTCGGCCAGGTCGAGGCCGTCTGCGACCGTGTCGGAATCATCCGCGAGGGCGAGCTCGTCGCCGTCGACAGCATCGAGGGCCTCCGTGACGCCGTCGGCAGCGGGTCGACGCTCGTCGTCGAGGTCGACGAGGTGCCCGACGACGCCGCCCACCGCCTGAAGAGCCTCGACGGCATCGAGAACGTCTCCGTCAACGGGCGGTCCCTCCGGGTCGGGTGTAGCGACGACGCCAAGACCACCGTCATCGACGAACTCGAAGGGATGGGCGCGACCGTCGAGGACTTCTCGACGGAGGAGGCGCCGCTGGAGGACCTCTTCGCCGCCTACACGGAGGGTGAAGCATGA
- a CDS encoding ABC transporter permease subunit — translation MSIAAVAKKDFRDAIRSRLMIAVAVMFVAFTGGGVALGNAVGLESGTVVALILTVMLGGTAIFVPLVSLGIAYRAIAGERASGSLKLLLSLPNSRLDVVIGKFIGRSAVVSVAVVIGFISMLVAAAASFDGDIQPETILMFMLAALLLAIVFVSIAVSISAFAESTFAAAIGGFGFFVLFQFAWQGVIFLLRYVANGFETPDFGLGTEPPEWVEVLTIVNPMNGWRQSTRWLLRRVSDQQETAQTSVDAFYLEPWFGFVVLALWIVLPLVVGYLRFESSDL, via the coding sequence ATGAGCATCGCCGCCGTCGCAAAGAAGGACTTCCGGGACGCCATCCGTTCGCGGCTGATGATAGCTGTCGCGGTGATGTTCGTCGCCTTCACGGGCGGCGGCGTCGCGCTCGGCAACGCCGTCGGCCTCGAGAGCGGGACCGTCGTCGCGCTCATCCTGACGGTCATGCTCGGCGGGACGGCCATCTTCGTCCCGCTCGTCTCGCTCGGTATCGCCTATCGCGCTATCGCCGGCGAACGGGCCAGCGGGAGCCTGAAACTGCTGCTCTCGCTGCCGAACTCCCGGCTCGACGTCGTCATCGGGAAGTTCATCGGCCGCTCGGCGGTCGTCAGCGTCGCCGTCGTCATCGGGTTCATCTCGATGCTCGTCGCGGCCGCCGCGAGTTTCGACGGGGACATCCAGCCCGAAACCATCCTGATGTTCATGCTCGCGGCGCTACTCCTGGCCATCGTCTTCGTCAGCATCGCGGTCAGCATCTCGGCGTTCGCCGAGTCGACCTTCGCGGCCGCAATCGGCGGGTTCGGCTTCTTCGTCCTGTTCCAGTTCGCCTGGCAGGGCGTCATCTTCCTCCTCCGGTACGTCGCCAACGGCTTCGAGACGCCCGACTTCGGTCTCGGGACCGAGCCACCGGAGTGGGTCGAGGTGCTGACCATCGTGAACCCGATGAACGGCTGGCGGCAGTCCACCAGGTGGCTCCTCCGCCGCGTCTCCGACCAGCAGGAGACCGCCCAGACCAGCGTCGACGCCTTCTACCTCGAACCCTGGTTCGGGTTCGTCGTGCTGGCGCTGTGGATTGTGCTGCCGCTCGTCGTCGGCTACCTCCGCTTCGAGTCGTCGGACCTCTGA